A stretch of the Bradyrhizobium sp. CCBAU 53351 genome encodes the following:
- a CDS encoding SDR family oxidoreductase, with protein sequence MQKRNATVAVIGAGDFIGGEIAKKFAAEGFTVFAGRRNGDKLAPLVKDIEAAGGEVHARSLDARKEDEIISFLNDADKHAPLEVCIFNIGANVNFPILETTERVFRKVWEMACYSGFLAGREAARLMLPRGGGNIFFTGATASLRGGSGYAAFASAKFGLRAVAQAMARELGPKNIHVAHLIIDSGVDTEWVRQRRLEALGPTALDDPDALMPPSSVATSYWQLYQQPRSAWTFELEIRPFGEKW encoded by the coding sequence TTGCAAAAGAGAAACGCAACCGTGGCCGTCATCGGCGCCGGAGACTTCATCGGCGGCGAGATCGCCAAAAAGTTCGCCGCAGAAGGCTTCACGGTCTTTGCCGGCCGTCGTAACGGCGACAAGCTGGCTCCGCTCGTCAAGGATATCGAGGCTGCCGGCGGAGAAGTTCACGCCCGTTCGCTCGACGCTCGCAAAGAAGACGAAATCATCTCCTTCCTCAACGATGCGGACAAGCACGCGCCTTTGGAAGTCTGCATCTTCAATATCGGGGCGAACGTCAATTTCCCAATTCTGGAAACCACAGAACGCGTTTTCCGCAAGGTCTGGGAAATGGCCTGCTATTCCGGCTTTCTGGCCGGTCGCGAGGCGGCCCGCCTCATGCTTCCGCGCGGGGGTGGCAACATCTTCTTTACCGGGGCGACCGCCTCGCTCCGAGGCGGCAGCGGCTATGCTGCTTTCGCAAGCGCCAAGTTTGGCCTTCGTGCGGTCGCGCAAGCCATGGCCCGCGAGCTTGGCCCGAAGAACATTCACGTCGCGCATCTCATCATCGATTCCGGCGTGGATACCGAGTGGGTTCGGCAACGCCGGCTGGAGGCTCTCGGGCCCACCGCGCTGGATGATCCGGACGCCTTGATGCCCCCGTCCTCCGTCGCAACTTCCTATTGGCAGCTCTACCAGCAGCCGAGAAGCGCATGGACGTTCGAGCTGGAGATCCGTCCCTTCGGCGAGAAGTGGTAG
- a CDS encoding glutathione S-transferase family protein, with the protein MHELGLAYKTKPIGPRTGETKTAEYSKLNPRQKIPLLQDGDFCIGESAAIVAYLSRMYSTPERSLIPEAPREYAAWLEWCFFIVAELDSTSLYVMRRHRADALGPIYGIAPEVVAQAGEYFRQQLRHVEVALADGRQFLMGDRFTSADILLTTCLEWAIAYGVGICDNAQPYLEHIRKREAFQRAVAANVPMAPITPAPAKV; encoded by the coding sequence ATGCACGAACTGGGCTTAGCCTACAAGACAAAGCCCATTGGCCCGCGAACCGGTGAAACCAAGACCGCAGAATATTCGAAGCTCAATCCGCGCCAGAAGATCCCGCTGCTTCAGGATGGCGACTTCTGCATCGGCGAGAGCGCAGCGATCGTTGCCTACCTGTCGCGCATGTATTCCACGCCGGAACGATCGCTGATTCCGGAAGCCCCGCGCGAGTATGCCGCGTGGCTGGAATGGTGCTTCTTTATCGTCGCGGAGCTGGATTCCACCAGCCTTTACGTGATGCGCCGCCATCGGGCCGACGCGCTCGGACCGATCTACGGCATTGCACCCGAGGTCGTTGCCCAGGCCGGCGAGTATTTCCGCCAGCAGTTGCGCCATGTCGAAGTCGCGCTCGCAGATGGCCGGCAATTCCTGATGGGCGACCGGTTTACGAGCGCAGACATCCTGCTCACGACCTGCCTGGAGTGGGCCATCGCCTATGGCGTCGGCATTTGCGACAACGCTCAGCCCTATCTCGAACACATCAGGAAACGGGAAGCCTTTCAGCGAGCCGTTGCGGCGAATGTTCCGATGGCACCGATCACGCCGGCGCCGGCGAAGGTCTAG
- a CDS encoding 2-hydroxychromene-2-carboxylate isomerase: MSLKVEFLFDFGSPNAYLAELALPGIERRTGVKFEYVPILLGGIFKATGNMSPFDSLRGIKNKPEYQALETQRFIRRHNATKFRPNPFFPVNTLMLMRGAVAAQLEGVFEPYFRAAYHHMWEEPKKMDDLEIFRTAFISSGVDIDRLLARAQQDDVKKGLIDRTTEAVNRGAFGSPTFFVGKEMFFGKDQLRDVEESIVEQIGQPVSKTA, from the coding sequence ATGTCCCTCAAAGTTGAATTCCTGTTCGATTTCGGCAGTCCGAATGCTTACCTCGCGGAACTGGCGCTTCCGGGAATCGAACGGCGCACCGGCGTGAAATTCGAATATGTCCCGATCCTGCTCGGCGGCATCTTCAAGGCGACCGGCAACATGTCCCCGTTCGATTCCCTTCGTGGCATCAAGAACAAGCCGGAATACCAGGCTCTGGAGACCCAGCGCTTCATTCGCCGCCATAACGCGACGAAGTTTCGTCCCAATCCGTTCTTTCCGGTGAATACGCTGATGTTGATGCGCGGCGCCGTCGCGGCGCAGCTCGAAGGCGTGTTCGAGCCGTATTTCCGCGCGGCCTACCACCACATGTGGGAGGAGCCGAAGAAGATGGATGACCTCGAAATCTTCCGAACAGCGTTCATCTCCTCAGGCGTCGATATCGACCGGTTGCTTGCGCGTGCACAGCAGGACGACGTCAAGAAGGGGCTGATCGATCGGACCACCGAGGCGGTCAATCGCGGCGCATTCGGCTCGCCGACCTTCTTCGTTGGAAAGGAAATGTTCTTCGGCAAGGACCAACTCCGCGATGTCGAAGAGTCGATCGTCGAGCAGATCGGCCAGCCCGTTTCGAAGACGGCCTAG
- a CDS encoding helix-turn-helix domain-containing protein, translated as MKWDELEEEPCSMARTIGVIGDRWTLLILRECFLRTRRFEGFQSALGITRHLLAERLKKLVRQGVLRRIPYQESPKRHEYILTQKGLDLYPIMMALVHWGDTHMVDERGRPLLHEHRKCGKMFDPVMVCSECGEPLSAKEVHVHPGPGARPAPERVLLDKKAKPKPRRKAA; from the coding sequence ATGAAATGGGATGAACTTGAGGAAGAGCCGTGTTCGATGGCTCGTACCATCGGTGTGATTGGTGACCGCTGGACTCTCCTGATTCTCCGCGAATGCTTTCTGCGCACGCGCCGCTTCGAGGGTTTTCAGTCGGCGCTTGGAATCACACGGCACTTGCTCGCCGAGCGGTTGAAGAAGCTGGTCCGGCAGGGCGTCCTGCGCCGCATTCCCTATCAGGAATCGCCCAAGCGCCACGAGTATATCCTGACGCAAAAGGGCCTCGACCTCTATCCGATCATGATGGCGCTCGTGCATTGGGGCGACACCCACATGGTCGACGAACGCGGACGTCCCCTGCTGCATGAGCACCGCAAGTGCGGAAAGATGTTCGACCCCGTGATGGTGTGCTCGGAATGCGGCGAGCCGCTTTCAGCCAAGGAAGTTCATGTCCACCCTGGTCCCGGCGCGCGCCCGGCGCCTGAGCGGGTCTTGCTCGACAAAAAAGCAAAGCCGAAGCCCCGCAGGAAAGCGGCGTAA
- a CDS encoding MFS transporter, producing MIAATRVDESSPHYRGWRVVLACFLMAFFMFGFGLYGQGVYLAELQRAHGWPGSIVSAASTFSFLLTSVLVIFTDDLLDRIGLRALILCGLVALGASTALLALMQTPWQLYLAYALMSVGWTGMGTVVIATVLNSWFERRRGLALSLAFNGATCGGIILVPLLLSLTGSIGFRSAMLAATLAMMVLVLPVVMMFIGWPAGTAQAPGHRRSGEGVPTPAHSRKALLANAAFWTMVLPIAIALLAQMGFIIHQVSFLDPLIGRSAAGLAVTIMAAMAVVGRLSLGLFVDRLDPRLACAASMTSQAAALFVLLQSTNPTMLLACCAVYGFSIGNMITFPPLIIQREIGADAFATAMGLGTSISGVVSAFGPGIVGLARSFTGDYTSAFAMCVALDLVAAGIVLWRPGRRAKLAAS from the coding sequence ATGATTGCTGCGACCCGCGTCGACGAATCCTCGCCGCACTACCGCGGCTGGCGCGTCGTGCTGGCCTGCTTTCTGATGGCCTTCTTCATGTTCGGCTTCGGCCTGTACGGCCAGGGCGTTTATCTCGCCGAGCTGCAGCGTGCCCATGGCTGGCCGGGCTCGATCGTCTCGGCTGCCAGCACCTTCTCGTTTCTCCTGACGTCCGTGCTCGTCATCTTCACCGACGATCTGCTCGACCGTATCGGGCTGCGCGCACTGATCCTATGCGGCCTGGTGGCGCTGGGCGCTTCGACCGCGCTGCTGGCGCTGATGCAGACGCCCTGGCAGCTCTATCTCGCCTATGCGCTGATGTCGGTCGGCTGGACCGGCATGGGTACCGTGGTGATCGCGACCGTGCTGAACTCCTGGTTCGAACGCCGGCGCGGGCTCGCGCTCAGTCTCGCGTTCAACGGCGCGACCTGCGGCGGCATCATCCTCGTTCCGTTGCTTCTGTCGCTGACCGGCAGCATCGGCTTTCGCTCCGCCATGCTGGCGGCCACGCTTGCGATGATGGTGCTGGTGCTGCCGGTGGTGATGATGTTCATCGGCTGGCCCGCCGGGACGGCGCAGGCGCCGGGCCACCGCCGCTCCGGTGAAGGCGTGCCGACGCCGGCCCACTCGCGCAAGGCCCTGCTCGCCAACGCGGCATTTTGGACCATGGTGCTGCCGATCGCGATCGCGCTGCTGGCGCAGATGGGATTCATCATTCACCAGGTGAGCTTTCTCGATCCGCTGATCGGCCGCTCCGCCGCAGGGCTCGCGGTCACCATCATGGCGGCGATGGCGGTGGTCGGCCGCCTGTCGCTCGGCCTCTTCGTCGACCGCCTCGATCCGCGTCTGGCCTGCGCCGCGTCGATGACGAGCCAGGCGGCGGCCCTGTTCGTGCTTCTCCAGAGCACGAACCCGACGATGCTGCTGGCGTGCTGCGCCGTCTACGGCTTCTCGATCGGCAACATGATCACCTTCCCGCCCTTGATCATCCAGCGCGAGATCGGCGCCGACGCCTTCGCCACCGCAATGGGATTGGGCACGTCGATCAGCGGCGTCGTCAGCGCCTTCGGTCCCGGCATCGTCGGCCTGGCGCGGAGTTTCACCGGAGATTACACCAGCGCGTTTGCGATGTGCGTCGCGCTGGATCTCGTGGCGGCGGGGATTGTGCTGTGGCGGCCGGGGAGAAGGGCGAAGCTCGCAGCTTCGTAG
- a CDS encoding class I adenylate-forming enzyme family protein → MLELSETISGDEIAVGLPGRIHEVTAGPLARAPDRIALVEDGASWSYRDLEQRVSQIATVLSSLGIRAGDRMIIVSENCIALAALLLAASRLDAWAIVANPRLSARELDQIRDHSGARRMLFTSGISKEAAAHASRYDAENRRIGALPEIGVGPLNESATVEPVEADPAKQVAVLIYTSGTTGTPKGVMLSHHNLLISAKTTAYFRRMNEDDKIYLVLPISHIVGISLLIMTLMVGGTVRMVSKYDPAATAKAIAEEGVTILNGVPATYQRLLEYKSVSGVEQLSRGSLRLIAVAGAPLDLNLKLRVEREFGLPLLNGYGITECSPGISGVRFDRPRSDQAVGTLLPGVEARVRTIEGFPTVSGEVGELHVRGRNVMLGYYRAPELTAKVIDSEGWFNTGDLARFDGDCLYIAGRTKEMIIRSGFNVYPAEVEAVLSSHEDVVQSAVVGRAADGNEEIVAFVQLLPGSRTTPETLMHFVRSQLTSYKRPSEIVILDALPATSTGKILKHKLAESLRGGGATPRGADARIPQAT, encoded by the coding sequence GTGCTGGAGCTTTCAGAGACGATCAGTGGCGACGAGATTGCTGTCGGCTTGCCGGGCCGAATCCATGAAGTAACGGCAGGGCCGCTTGCCAGAGCGCCCGACCGGATTGCGCTGGTCGAGGACGGGGCTTCCTGGAGCTATCGAGACCTGGAGCAGCGCGTTAGCCAGATCGCCACCGTGCTTTCATCGCTGGGGATCAGGGCCGGCGATCGGATGATCATTGTCAGCGAAAACTGTATTGCGCTTGCTGCTTTGCTGCTGGCGGCGAGCCGGCTCGACGCCTGGGCAATCGTCGCCAACCCGCGCCTGTCGGCGCGCGAACTGGATCAGATCCGCGATCACAGCGGCGCCCGGCGGATGTTGTTCACGTCGGGTATTTCGAAAGAGGCCGCAGCTCACGCCTCTCGCTACGACGCCGAGAATCGGCGAATTGGCGCGCTGCCGGAAATTGGCGTTGGCCCGCTCAACGAAAGCGCGACAGTCGAGCCGGTGGAGGCTGATCCAGCAAAGCAAGTCGCGGTTTTGATCTACACGTCAGGGACAACGGGGACTCCCAAGGGCGTGATGCTCTCGCATCACAACCTTCTGATCAGCGCAAAGACCACTGCGTACTTCCGCAGGATGAACGAGGACGACAAAATCTATCTTGTGTTGCCGATCTCGCATATCGTCGGCATCTCGCTCCTGATCATGACGCTGATGGTCGGCGGCACGGTGCGGATGGTCAGCAAATACGATCCTGCGGCGACCGCAAAGGCCATCGCGGAGGAGGGCGTCACCATCCTCAATGGCGTGCCTGCCACCTATCAGCGCCTGCTGGAGTACAAGAGCGTATCAGGCGTGGAACAACTGTCCCGAGGCTCGTTGCGCTTGATTGCCGTCGCCGGCGCGCCGCTGGATTTGAACCTGAAGTTGCGCGTGGAAAGAGAGTTCGGGCTTCCGTTGCTCAACGGCTACGGGATCACCGAATGCTCGCCGGGAATATCAGGCGTACGTTTCGATAGGCCACGCTCGGATCAGGCTGTCGGCACGCTGCTGCCTGGTGTGGAAGCGCGGGTGCGAACCATCGAAGGATTTCCGACTGTATCCGGTGAAGTCGGCGAGCTGCATGTTCGCGGGCGCAACGTGATGCTGGGATACTATCGTGCCCCCGAGCTCACCGCGAAGGTGATTGACAGCGAGGGCTGGTTCAATACCGGCGATCTCGCACGTTTCGATGGCGATTGTCTGTACATCGCCGGCCGCACCAAGGAAATGATCATTCGTTCCGGTTTCAACGTCTATCCCGCGGAGGTCGAAGCAGTCCTCAGCTCACACGAGGACGTCGTGCAATCCGCTGTGGTCGGTCGTGCCGCGGACGGCAATGAGGAAATCGTGGCCTTTGTGCAATTGCTGCCAGGATCGCGCACGACACCAGAGACCCTGATGCATTTCGTCCGATCTCAGCTGACTTCTTACAAGCGGCCGTCCGAAATCGTCATACTCGATGCCTTGCCGGCGACCTCGACCGGCAAGATACTCAAGCACAAGCTCGCGGAGTCCTTGCGCGGAGGTGGCGCAACCCCCCGCGGTGCAGACGCCCGAATTCCGCAGGCAACATAA
- a CDS encoding CaiB/BaiF CoA-transferase family protein translates to MPGPLNGVRVLDLTGVVSGPFATMFLADQGADVLKIEPIGGDITRRSRATIDKEGEFSALFISSNRGKRSLSIDVKSAAGREVLAKLVAKADVLVQNFRPGTMERLGLGVEELRQRHPRLIYVSISGVGDTGPYVKKRVYDPIIQGLSGFADIQSQPVTNRPQMIRTIVCDKTTAVFTAQAVAAALYAREKTGQGDHIQVAMLDAMISYLWPEGMMQYTVVGAEAAAADPNDRPDLVFKTSDGYITAGTISDSEWQGFCRATGDAELAKDPRFATPSARSVNATARINKMAEYISQHTTAEWLERLDAADVPCSPILRRSEIIHNEQVVARDIIAEFDQPKVGRVRQPKPAARFAINEAAIGGPAPRVGEHSRDVLHELGYDDGAIDKMVAERSLRVAV, encoded by the coding sequence ATGCCCGGTCCACTCAACGGCGTCCGTGTCCTCGATCTGACCGGCGTGGTGTCGGGCCCGTTCGCGACCATGTTCCTGGCGGATCAGGGCGCGGACGTCCTGAAAATCGAACCGATCGGCGGCGACATTACCCGGCGCAGCCGTGCCACGATTGATAAGGAAGGCGAGTTCTCCGCGCTATTCATCTCGTCAAACCGTGGCAAGCGCTCGCTGTCGATTGACGTCAAAAGCGCGGCCGGCCGTGAGGTTCTGGCCAAATTGGTCGCGAAGGCGGACGTGCTGGTGCAGAATTTCCGGCCCGGCACCATGGAGCGCCTCGGTCTCGGCGTCGAGGAGTTGCGCCAGCGCCATCCGCGCCTGATCTATGTCTCGATCAGCGGTGTCGGCGACACCGGACCCTATGTGAAGAAGCGTGTTTACGACCCGATCATTCAGGGCCTCTCGGGCTTTGCCGATATCCAGTCGCAGCCGGTCACGAACCGTCCGCAGATGATCCGGACTATCGTCTGCGACAAGACCACCGCCGTGTTCACCGCCCAGGCGGTCGCAGCAGCCCTCTACGCTCGCGAGAAGACAGGGCAGGGTGATCACATCCAGGTCGCCATGCTGGATGCGATGATCTCGTATTTGTGGCCCGAAGGCATGATGCAATACACGGTGGTGGGTGCCGAGGCCGCTGCTGCCGATCCCAACGATCGCCCCGATCTCGTGTTCAAGACCAGCGACGGCTACATCACCGCCGGTACAATTTCCGATTCCGAATGGCAGGGTTTCTGCCGCGCCACCGGCGACGCCGAGCTTGCCAAGGATCCCCGGTTTGCGACGCCATCGGCGCGCTCGGTCAACGCCACGGCACGCATCAACAAGATGGCCGAATATATCAGCCAGCACACCACCGCAGAATGGCTGGAGCGTCTGGATGCCGCCGATGTCCCCTGTTCGCCGATCCTGCGGCGGAGCGAGATCATCCACAATGAACAGGTGGTCGCGCGCGACATCATTGCGGAGTTCGATCAGCCGAAAGTGGGGCGGGTGCGGCAACCTAAGCCGGCGGCGCGTTTTGCGATCAACGAGGCCGCGATCGGTGGGCCTGCTCCCCGGGTGGGTGAGCACTCCCGCGACGTGTTGCACGAGCTGGGCTACGACGACGGCGCCATCGACAAGATGGTCGCCGAGCGCAGCCTGCGCGTCGCGGTCTAA
- a CDS encoding SDR family NAD(P)-dependent oxidoreductase, protein MAASRGVAILVGAGDAIGAAVARRFARGGYTVCICRRDASKSQELVAELRAAGHDVHAFSVDARQEADVQGIFARVEKEHGPVEVCLYNAGSNVNKPLLDTTEKLFFKAWELACYGGFLVGREAARVMLSRGRGTIFFTGATASVRGGSGFAAFSSAKFGLRAVAQAMARELGPKNIHVVHLLIDAGVDSEAIHQRMKAAKGIEASDIPPDSLTKTSSIAEAYWFTHQQSKDGWTHELDLRPSVEKW, encoded by the coding sequence ATGGCGGCGAGCCGCGGTGTAGCGATACTTGTTGGCGCAGGCGATGCCATTGGCGCGGCGGTCGCCCGGCGTTTTGCCCGAGGCGGCTATACGGTTTGCATCTGCAGGCGCGATGCCTCCAAATCGCAGGAACTGGTGGCCGAGTTGAGGGCTGCGGGGCATGACGTTCACGCATTCAGCGTGGATGCGCGCCAGGAAGCAGACGTCCAAGGCATTTTCGCGCGGGTCGAGAAGGAGCACGGGCCCGTCGAGGTTTGCCTCTACAATGCCGGCTCGAACGTCAACAAGCCTCTGCTCGACACGACGGAGAAGTTGTTCTTCAAAGCCTGGGAACTCGCCTGCTATGGTGGATTCCTGGTTGGACGTGAGGCTGCCCGCGTGATGCTGTCGCGCGGACGCGGCACCATCTTCTTTACCGGTGCGACGGCAAGCGTGCGTGGCGGCTCGGGGTTTGCAGCATTTTCATCAGCTAAGTTCGGACTTCGAGCAGTGGCCCAGGCGATGGCGCGCGAGCTTGGACCGAAGAACATTCACGTCGTGCATCTCCTGATCGACGCTGGCGTGGATAGCGAGGCGATTCACCAACGCATGAAGGCAGCGAAGGGGATCGAAGCAAGCGATATTCCGCCGGATAGCCTGACCAAGACGTCTTCCATTGCCGAAGCCTATTGGTTCACCCACCAGCAAAGCAAAGATGGCTGGACCCACGAGCTCGATCTCCGTCCGTCCGTGGAGAAATGGTAA
- a CDS encoding acyl-CoA dehydrogenase: MTYRAPINDMLLSLNHGAGLKAAVEAGHYGEFDMDIAAAVLEEAGKFASDVLAPLNKVGDEHGIKLDDGKVTTAPGWPDAYKRWTDGGWNAVAGPEDFGGQGLPIAINAACTEIWSAANVAFGLCPLLTASAIEALDAHGNDELKKIYLEKLVSGEWTGTMQLTEPQAGSDVGALRTRAEKQADGTYRIKGTKIFITYGEHDMTDNIVHFVLARLPDAPAGTKGISLFLVPKFMVNADGSLGQRNDIFASGVEHKLGMHASPTCTMTMGDRGGAIGFLIGEENQGMRCMFTMMNQARLGVGLEGVGVADRAYQQALSYAQERKQGRAVGSKGDGSDAIFVHPDVKRMLMRMRAQTAAARTICYATAVALDVSTRAKDPKVRADAAARAALLTPMAKAYSTDIGNEVAYLGVQIHGGMGFIEETGAAQHYRDARITAIYEGTNGIQAIDLVTRKLAANGGASVWALLDELAATVKQVEASNDPAFGTTGAKLREALEALTRTSKWLLERVASAPNEALAGATPYLQQFGATLGGCLLASEALAAKADGNTDAARYVSLARFFAENITVQAGALERTVTESAESVAAADAVLLG; encoded by the coding sequence ATGACCTACCGCGCGCCGATTAATGACATGCTGCTGTCGCTCAACCATGGCGCCGGCCTCAAGGCTGCCGTGGAAGCCGGTCATTACGGCGAATTCGACATGGATATCGCCGCCGCCGTGCTGGAGGAAGCCGGCAAGTTCGCGTCCGACGTGCTGGCGCCGCTCAACAAGGTCGGCGACGAGCACGGCATCAAGCTCGACGACGGCAAGGTCACGACCGCGCCGGGCTGGCCGGACGCCTACAAGCGCTGGACCGATGGCGGCTGGAACGCGGTGGCCGGTCCCGAAGATTTCGGCGGTCAGGGCCTGCCGATCGCGATCAATGCAGCCTGCACCGAGATCTGGAGCGCGGCCAACGTCGCCTTCGGCCTCTGCCCGCTGCTGACGGCCTCGGCGATCGAGGCGCTGGACGCGCATGGCAATGACGAGTTGAAGAAAATCTATCTCGAAAAACTCGTCTCCGGCGAATGGACCGGCACGATGCAGCTCACCGAGCCGCAGGCCGGCTCCGACGTCGGCGCGCTGCGCACCCGCGCCGAGAAGCAGGCCGACGGCACCTATCGCATCAAGGGGACGAAAATCTTCATCACCTATGGCGAACACGACATGACCGACAACATCGTGCATTTCGTGCTGGCCCGCCTGCCCGATGCGCCCGCCGGCACCAAGGGGATTTCGCTCTTCCTCGTGCCGAAGTTCATGGTCAATGCCGACGGATCGCTGGGGCAGCGCAACGATATCTTCGCCAGCGGCGTCGAGCACAAGCTCGGCATGCATGCCTCCCCCACCTGCACCATGACGATGGGCGATCGTGGCGGCGCCATCGGCTTTCTGATTGGCGAAGAGAACCAGGGCATGCGCTGCATGTTCACGATGATGAACCAGGCTCGCCTCGGCGTCGGCCTGGAGGGTGTCGGCGTCGCCGACCGCGCCTATCAGCAGGCCTTGTCGTATGCCCAGGAGCGTAAGCAGGGCCGCGCCGTCGGCAGCAAGGGCGACGGCTCGGATGCGATCTTCGTCCACCCCGACGTCAAGCGCATGCTGATGCGGATGCGCGCACAGACGGCCGCCGCGCGCACCATCTGCTATGCGACCGCGGTCGCGCTCGACGTCTCCACGCGCGCCAAGGATCCGAAGGTGCGCGCGGATGCCGCCGCGCGCGCGGCGCTGTTGACGCCGATGGCCAAGGCCTATTCCACCGACATCGGCAACGAGGTCGCCTATCTCGGCGTGCAGATCCATGGCGGCATGGGCTTCATCGAGGAAACCGGCGCGGCGCAGCACTACCGCGACGCGCGCATCACCGCGATCTACGAGGGCACCAACGGCATCCAGGCGATCGACCTCGTCACGCGCAAGCTCGCGGCCAATGGCGGCGCGTCGGTGTGGGCGCTGCTCGACGAGCTCGCGGCAACCGTCAAACAGGTCGAGGCCTCCAACGATCCCGCTTTCGGCACCACCGGAGCGAAGCTGCGCGAGGCGCTCGAGGCGCTCACGCGCACCAGCAAATGGCTGCTGGAACGGGTTGCGTCCGCACCGAACGAGGCGCTTGCCGGTGCAACACCCTATCTGCAGCAATTCGGCGCCACGCTCGGCGGCTGCCTGCTCGCCTCCGAGGCGCTTGCTGCCAAGGCCGACGGCAACACGGACGCCGCGCGCTACGTCTCCCTCGCGCGCTTCTTCGCCGAGAACATCACCGTGCAGGCCGGCGCGCTGGAGCGCACCGTGACGGAGAGCGCGGAATCGGTCGCGGCGGCGGATGCGGTGCTGCTGGGGTAA
- a CDS encoding enoyl-CoA hydratase-related protein → MPNGNIVVTEERGTRVITLRRPGKKNAITQDMYREMGHAIDTAQNNPDIRCMIITGGSGVFTAGDDIDDFMHADTSRPETLSEGAKFLYSLALNVKPIIAAVDGASIGMGTVMLFHCDYVLASNAATFSAPYIHLGLVPVGAASLLVPNTMGYQRAFAMLVMGRTFSAAEAHAAGLVNTVVSAGHTEVEARKVARDICRLPAEAVATSRKLLRAPAEELTRRIDQEGHLFGERLKSNEAVAAFTAFANRKKR, encoded by the coding sequence ATGCCGAATGGCAACATCGTCGTCACCGAAGAGCGTGGAACGCGCGTGATCACCCTGCGCCGTCCCGGCAAGAAGAACGCGATCACCCAGGACATGTACCGGGAGATGGGCCACGCGATCGACACCGCGCAGAACAATCCCGATATCCGCTGCATGATCATCACCGGCGGCTCCGGCGTGTTCACCGCGGGCGACGACATCGACGATTTCATGCACGCCGACACCTCGCGCCCCGAAACGCTGTCGGAAGGCGCAAAATTTCTCTATTCGCTCGCCCTCAACGTCAAACCGATCATCGCGGCCGTCGACGGAGCGTCGATCGGCATGGGCACCGTGATGCTGTTCCACTGCGACTACGTGCTCGCCTCGAATGCCGCGACCTTTTCCGCACCCTACATCCATCTCGGGCTGGTGCCGGTCGGCGCAGCCAGCCTCCTGGTGCCGAACACGATGGGATATCAGCGCGCCTTCGCGATGCTGGTGATGGGGCGGACGTTTTCCGCCGCGGAGGCGCATGCCGCCGGCCTCGTCAACACCGTGGTGTCGGCGGGACATACCGAGGTCGAGGCGCGCAAGGTGGCGCGCGATATCTGCCGGCTGCCGGCCGAAGCGGTCGCAACCTCGCGCAAGCTGCTGCGCGCGCCGGCCGAAGAGCTCACCCGCCGCATCGACCAGGAGGGCCACCTGTTCGGCGAACGGCTGAAGTCGAACGAGGCGGTGGCGGCGTTCACTGCGTTCGCGAACAGGAAGAAGCGGTAG